The Chiloscyllium punctatum isolate Juve2018m chromosome 19, sChiPun1.3, whole genome shotgun sequence DNA segment gccacctttctgcccagctctgcagcttatctatatcccgctgtaacctgccacatccttcctcactgtcaacaactccaccgactttcgtatcatccgcaaacttgctcacccaaccttctagcccctcctccaggtcatttataaaattgacaaacagtaatggtcccaaaacagatccttgcggaacaccgctagtaactgatCAGTGATCAATAATTGGGGATTAGTGATCTGGGATCAATAACCAGGGATCAGTGATCAATGATCAGTAATCGAGGAGCCATGATCAGGGATCAGCGATCAATAATCAGGGATCAGTAATCGGGGAGCCATGATCAGAGATCAATAAGGCATACAAGGCTACGGGCCAAGTGTtaaaaaatgggattagaatagtcagGTGGTTGTTTTTAACCTGCACAGACTCAGTCAGCTGGAGGACCCTTTTCAGTGCTGCTGGACTATAAAATTTGACGACTCTGTAATACAGCATCAATCAGTACAGAATTAACAAGAATCTCTGATCAATACAGAATCAATCAGAACAAAACCATTAATAAACAATAGTGAATAATCAATAATTAATATAGAAAATCAGCAATCAATACAGAATAATTGTCAATAATCAATGCAGAATCATCAGTCATGAATACAAAATAATCAATACagaatcaagttaaaaatcacacaacaccaagttatagtccaacaggtttaattggaagcactagctttcggagcgacgctcctttatcaggtgatccttcatcagattcaatcacctgatgaaggagcagcgctccgaaagctagtgtgcttccaattaaacctgttggactataacctggtgttgtgtgattttttagctttgtacaccccagtccaacaccggcatatcCGAATTAATATAGAATCAATCATCAATAATCAGTCCAGAATCAATTAGCAGTCAGTACAAATCATCTACAATTAATACCAAATCATCAATATTCAATACAAAACATCAAAAGTCAATACAGTATTACCAATATTCAATGCGGGTTCATCAATCAATACAAAAACATCAACAATTAATACAGAATCATCAATAACCAGTGCAGATTCTCAGCACAGAATCATCGATAATCAATACAAAATCATCGGTAATTAGCACAGAATCATCTTTAATCAATACAGAAATATCAATAACATCAACAATCTATGCCCATTGAGCCATCGGTGCAGAAGAATGATAGGGAATCATCAATAATCATGAATAATCAGCCAATAGTGAGTAATTGATGAGCAATCAACCAATAATCAGAGCAGAATAATAAGGACATTAATCCGTCTGGAATATCAACCAACAGAATAATAATTGTAAGGGAGTAAGTACAGAATAAGCAGTAAATTGTCACAAAGTAATCAGTTAAATGCAGAATAACAGAGTCATCAATAAATATAAAAACATTTGAATCAACAGCACAAattggccattcagtccttcaagcctgccccaccattcaataagatcatggctgagctgTTTGTGTTCCAAATCCCACATCTATTCCCGATAACCCTCGATTTTCCCTTGCTGTGAATCGATCCACCTCTGCACTAAAAGTATCCAATGGCCttgccttctgaggcagaggGTTCCAAAGCCTCTGAGATAAAAAAAAACTCCTCTCATCCTGGATCTAAATGAGTGACCTGTAATTTTCAGCCGATGCCCCCTTGTtgtggaaacatcctttccacatccaccttgttgagaccattcaggatcttatactTAAATCCTCATTCAGTGGCAACAAGCTCATTCTGTccatcctttcctcataagacaaccaaTTCATTCCAGATATCAATCTAGTAAAACTCCTCTGAACTGCGTCCAATGTACTTACATCCTTAAATAAGGACTCCAGAAATGTACTTGAGAAGTGGTCTCATCAGTACCTGTACAAATGAAGCATCAAACCCTTACCTTTATGTTCAAGTCCTCTCGTAATAAAGAATGTCACCCCTATTAGGTGTTTTAATCACTTGCTAAACCTGCATTCtaactttgtgattcactcaCTGAAGCACTCAGATTCCtgtgcacttcagacttctgcaGTTGTTCTTGGTTTAAGGAACACTTTTTTATTCCTCCTGCCAAAGTAAACAGTTTCACATTTTTCCATGTTATAGTCCATTTGTCACATTTTTGCTCGTTTGACATTTCTATCAACCTATTGCTACCAACCTGCTTAATGACCTATCTTTGtggcatctgcaaatttagccatCATGCTTGCACTCCCTTAAACTTAGTCtttaatataaattgtaaaatgttGAAGGTTTAGTCCAGACCTCCTGCAGGACTCGCTACATTCTGGCAATGCAAAAGACCCATAAATGCACTCTCGTGTTTTCTGCCAGCCCcagtcaatcttctatccatgttagtTTGTTAATTCGTGCACCGTGAATTCCTACTTTCCGTAAAACCCCTTGTTTGAGCAGTggccttacagaagtttataaaatcatgaggggtacagataagttAGAGGGAGGTGTTTTTTCCATAGgatgggggaatttcaagacaGGGGGGCATTTTTGAAGTGGTGAGAGatatttaaaaaagacacaaggGGCAAAATGTTTAGAGGGTGGTTCGCGTGTgggatgaacttcctgaggaagtggtggatgtgggcccagttacaacatttaaaagaccatTTGGATAAATAGatgaataggaaacatttggagggatacgggccaggagcaggcaggtgggactagattagtttgggattatggtagacatgaactggttggaccaagaggtcagtttccatgctgtgtgactcatAAATATCTTTCATGCCCCATGCCTTTCAGATATCCAAGTGCAGTCAGTCACTGGGGCTCCCCTTTATCCATATTGCACATTACCCCTTTAAAGAATTACAgtacatttgtgggcggcacggtggcacagtggttagcagtgctgcctcacagcgccagagacccgggttcaattcctgcctcaggcgactgactgtgtggagtttgcaagttctccccgtgtctgcgtgggtttcctccgggtgctccggtttcctcccacagtcacaaagatgtgcaggtcagggtgaattggccatgctaaattgcccgtagtgttaggtaaggggtagatgtaggggtatgggtgggttgtgcttcggcggggcggtgtggacttgttgggccgaagggcctgtaatctaatctaatctaattagttgAACACAATTTCCCCTCCATGAAACAATGCTGAATTGCTTGATTACCATAAATTTTTCCATATGCCCATCTGTAACCTTCTGAATGATCAATGCTAACAACACTTTTCAGGCtaactgaccccccccccaccccccccaactctcAAAAGAGACATTATATTCCCAGTCTGATAGAATCTTTGCCAATTCTAGTAAATTTTGGAAGATTGACACCAACACATCCACTATCTCATTAGCCATTTCTTTAAGGACCTAGGATGAATTCCACCAGGACCCGGAGAGTTGTTTACATTTCACGTCAAATATTCTCTGGTGCATAGAGCCCAAGGAATTTTCCGTGGTTACCAGTCTCAGTATAATGTGGTAAGGCACACGCTGGAAATCTCTGTAGGAATGCTCAGGATTGGAGCTTGGGCTATCCACCCAGTCAATGTTATTTTTTATGACCCACCGCTAAAATCGCTCAAATGATCATGAGGTGGAGGTGCCAGTTtaggactggagtggacaaagttaaaaaatcacaccataccaggttatagtccagcaggtttatttggaaatactagcaTTCActatgctgctccttcatcaggttaccgaaagctagtgcttccaaataaacctgttaggctATAACCCTGGTGTGtgattgttgtgtgatttttaaacttaaaaTAATCAACCAAACAGCTGATCTCAACGGGCACTGCCAGGCAGGGGTGGTGGAACCGTTACTCAACTGAATGAGGGTTTGGAAGCAGGGAGGGACCTGGAGGGGGAGATAATGCAGCCCAGCTCCTGCAGcgcccacctctctccctccccagtccATGCTGTTTTAGGTAGCTTTGTCCAGGGGGAACTTCCATGAGCATAGATATCCAGTGACCCCCATCTTGGATCTTTTCaactcaacttgttcagagatgttttgTGACcatacctctggagtaggtgggacttgaacctgggactctTGGCCAAGAgttaggggcactaccactgctTCAGAAGAGCCCCAATTTTGTTTTTAGTAAACCTTCACTGACAAAACAAGCAATTTACAAGCATTACCCACTGGAGGTAGTGCAGCGATTACAGAATAGGGGAGAGTacgaagagagggagggggttaaaTTCAAATGGAGTTGGAAGTGAAATGAAGCATTCCAaaccctgtggtgcccacctctcccaacacagtcaattaatCGCAATTTACCTCATTAAATAATTGCTCCATTAGCAAACACTGCCCTGAGGAGTCCTGCAGCAATGACCTGGGCCTGATCATTGACAACAATGACCATCATCCTCTATGTCTGGCCTGTCTTCAAGGATCTCCCCCTGATTCATTTGGATTGGCCAACACTAGTCCTGAAACCAGATAACAAGTTGTTTGGGTTAAACCCAAGCATCTGTGGAGGGTGACACAATTGAGAtgcgatagagtcatagagatgtatagcatgtatagcactctttggtccaacttgtccgtgcagtccagatatcctaaattaatctagtctcattttccagcacttggcccatatcccactaaacccttcgtattcctatacccatccagatgcctcttaaatgttgtaattgtaccagcctccaccacttcctctggcagctcattccatacatgcaccagatATGATAGATGGGATAGAATGTATTCCTATTGGTTAGAGAGCCCAGGCAAAGTTCATCTAAAGATAGGAGCCTTTCAAGACTATAATTAGGAAATAGATCTTCACACAAGGGTTCTTCACAAGCGGCAATTAATGCTCcatcaattgttaattttaaacctGAGATCGATAGTGTGTGGTTGACCCAAATCATTAATTGGAAACAAGGAAAAGGCAGTTATATGAAGTTAGGTCACAGGTTAGTCATTATCTCATTGAACAGCAGAgagttttgaagggctgaatgacctcctttcATTCATTGGTTGGTGTGTCGGGATCTCCTAGAGGGAATCTCCTGAAAATGATCTTGATGCTCTCTCCTAGGAAGTAGAGACTTTGACCTCCCATTGGAACCTCTACATTAACGTCGGGGGTTTTGCTGTGGGACTGTTCTCTGCGACACTGCTTGGACCATGGAGTGACCGTGTGGGCAGGAGACCGATCCTGATCCTACCGGCTGTCGGTCTGTCACTACAGGCTGCAGTCTATCTCATCGTCATGTACCAGGAGCTGCCAGTCGGCTTCTTTCTGATTGGCCGCCTGCTGAGCGGTCTCCTGGGTGACTTTAACACCATCCTGGCCGGCTGTTTTTCATACATCGCAGACATCACCGACAAACCATCACGCACGTTCCGGGTTGCCGTGCTGGAAGCGTGCCTGGGAATGGCGGGAATGTTTGGCAGTATTATTGGAGGCCAGTGGAGTAAAGCGCAAGGTTACATCAATCCGTTCTGGCTGGTGTTGGCACTGAACGTGGCCACTGTCATCTACGCTGTTGTTTTCGTTAAAGAGTCTGTGACCGCAAAGAGACCGGGCAAATTGTTGACCATGGAGCATTACCGCTCGGTGTACCGCCTCTATTCCAGTGGGCAGGAGACCGGCCGCAGGCACCGTCTCTGCCTGTATGCACTGTCCCTCTTTATCGTGGTGACTGTTCATTTCGGAGTCAAGGACATTCTCATCCTTTTTGAGCTGAGCTCCCCGCTGTGCTGGCGATCTGATCAGATTGGATACGGCTCAGCCATTGAGCATTTGACCTACTTGAGCAGCCTGCTGGCTCTGAAGATGATGCAGTGTTTCCTTGCGGACAGTTGGATTGCTCAGATTGGGCTGCTGTCAAACATGGCTGGTTTGGTGACCTTCTCAATAGCAGTGACCAGCGCTGTCATGTTCACTGGTGAGTCAGTGCTTTGAGATTTGTAGACACTTCCCAACAGACAGTTGGACCGAATCCTAAGATAATGAAGTGTCAGGTCACTCTTATAAATCCTAACACTCACTGGGATTGGGCTTGACAGCAGGGATAGGGAGCTCTGTGTTTATTTGTCCTCCCTTTCACTTTCCAGGGTTTATACCTGGACAGTGCTGAAGCAATCCCCACTTTGAGCTTTGTTCTGTAACAGTTTTTCCCACCAACCCATGGTTGCAGTCTATCTGGCTGTATTCTGTTCTAGTCCTAATTAGAGTTGACTCACTTAATTATTCTGACCCTGGATTGGCCAATGTCATAttccaccatcatcctgaaccttATGATTACTGTTCCCCAAATGTTCCCCCAAGATAACCTACACCATGCCACCTCGATCACATCAGTTTCTGAATGGTGTGACCCCATtggcttttttagattagattacttacagtgtggaaacaggcccttcagcccaacaagtccacaccgccccaccgaagccccactgaagcgcaacccacccataccccttcatttaccccttacctaacactacgggcaattttagcatggccaattcacctgacctgcacatctttggactgtgggaggaaactggagcacccggaggaaacccatgcagacacggggaggacgtgcaaactccacacagttagtcgcctgaggtgggaattgaaccggggtctctggcgctgtgaggcagcagtgctaaccactgtgccaccgtgctgcccaaatggCTTGTTTTCCACAAATGTCTGTCACTACATTGTGACAATTCAGTCTGTTACAAACCATGTCTTCCTTCTCCTTTTCCTCTAGGTTACGGGATACGGTTTCTTGCTATGGCGACTACACCAGTGATCCGAGCTAAATTATCCAAATTAGCTGATGTGACAGAGCAAGGTAAGCTCAAAAATATGCACTCACTCAGAGAGCATGCTTTTACAATTTTGTTCAACAAAATTCTCCTCCTCAGAATCTTTACTGTATCTTTACTTATTCTTGCATAGGATGTTTTCATCAGAAAATGTTATGAGTCTGTGATAaaagataaaaacagaaagtgcaggagaaacaaCAAGTCTGTCTGCCTTCAGAACTTCCGggttctgaaaaagagtcataatagattcaaaacattaactctgtttctcactccacagatgGTGTCAGACCTTGTTGGGAGAcattgaggtctgcagatgctggagatcagagtcgagagtgtggtgctggaataggaCAGCTGGTTAGGCAacatacaaggagcaggagaatcgacatttcaggccagagcccttcatcaggaatgaggctgagagccttggggatggagagataaatgggagtgggtgtggggctggggagaacgtagctcttagctaccttctgatgattcctgatgaagggcttggcccaaaatgtcgattctcctcctcctcggatgctgcctgacctgcaatgcttttccagcaacacactctcaactccagaCCTTGTTGGGTTTATCCAGCGCTTTGTTTTCAAATGTTCAGCATTTGCTTTTGTGTGTGTAAAGGGTGTACtgtaatagcagaacatttaaaaatactTCTTATGATCAATCAGAGACCTGCAGGGGAGATGGTACCTGTcacaggtcagtgctgagggagtacgaTTGTGACCTCACCCCATTGTGATCTGCCACCCTGTCAACTGTTTCTCCTGAGGGTTAGGCTAAGTTTGGGAGAGGAGTGATCTTTATCATCACTGTGATAAAGTATtttctatgatgtggaggtgctggtgttggactggggtgtacaaagttaaaaattacacaacaccaggttatagtccaacaggtttaattggaagcactagcttttggagcactggtccTTCAACACGTAACTAGTTACCTGATGATGGAGCAatggtctgaaagctagtgcttccaaataaacctgttggactatatataacctggtgttgtgtgatgtttaactatGTACTCTCTAGTCAGCCTTATACTTGCAGTAAAATACGTGAAGCATAAatacctttattagtcagagccaTGTGATAGGCAAAGGTTGCTCACTGCTGGTCTGATCAACAGATTTATTGGGATCTCATAAAAGTGAAGGTTTGCACAGAATCTGGAAAGGGGGAGTGGAAGAAGGGCAGTGTCAGTGACA contains these protein-coding regions:
- the slc46a1 gene encoding proton-coupled folate transporter; the protein is MPGLHESDCPPSPSGSGRDRDRVRVRVPGARLTVEPLVFLSMLALTLQAPLSTQYIFQRISSELGFSGNRSRGCNKSQGREAALEEEVETLTSHWNLYINVGGFAVGLFSATLLGPWSDRVGRRPILILPAVGLSLQAAVYLIVMYQELPVGFFLIGRLLSGLLGDFNTILAGCFSYIADITDKPSRTFRVAVLEACLGMAGMFGSIIGGQWSKAQGYINPFWLVLALNVATVIYAVVFVKESVTAKRPGKLLTMEHYRSVYRLYSSGQETGRRHRLCLYALSLFIVVTVHFGVKDILILFELSSPLCWRSDQIGYGSAIEHLTYLSSLLALKMMQCFLADSWIAQIGLLSNMAGLVTFSIAVTSAVMFTGYGIRFLAMATTPVIRAKLSKLADVTEQGALFASVACVESACSLVSTLVFSSLYPATLHFMKGFPFLFGAALLLLPAGIIGVLGCREREMPYRRFETPAAPGASDADPASNHNEGIPTAAAATC